In Balaenoptera ricei isolate mBalRic1 chromosome 7, mBalRic1.hap2, whole genome shotgun sequence, a single window of DNA contains:
- the LOC132368378 gene encoding caspase-6-like produces the protein MSSAPGLRGVCGAGEQNMTETDAFPNREVFDTAETYKRDPKRRGIALIFNHESIFWHLTLPDRRGTSADRDNLKCRFSDLGLEVKCFDDLKAELLLKIHKASTTSHADANCFLCVFLSHSEGNHIYVYDAKIEIQTLTGLFKGDKCQSLVGKPKIFIIQACRGNQHDVPVMPLDVVDHQRDKLDVSLTQVDAASVYTLPAGADFLMCYSVAEGYFHRETVNGSWYIQDLCEMLGKFGSSLEFTELLTLVNRQVSQCRVDICREPSAIGKKQMPCFASMLTKKLHCFPKSK, from the exons ATGAGCTCAGCGCCAGGGCTCCGTGGGGTTTGCGGTGCAGGTGAACAAAACATGACAGAAACAGATGCCTTCCC aaACAGAGAAGTGTTCGATACGGCAGAAACGTACAAAAGGGACCCTAAGAGGAGAGGAATTGCTTTAATCTTCAATCACGAGAGCATCTTCTGGCACTTAACCCTGCCAGACAGGCGGGGCACCAGCGCCGACAGAGACAATCTTAAGTGCAGGTTTTCAGATCTAGGACTGGAAGTGAAATGCTTTGATGATCTTAAAGCAGAACTACTGCTCAAAATTCATAAGGCATCAACCACTAGCCACGCAGACGCCAAttgctttttgtgtgttttcctgAGTCATAGTGAAGGCAACCACATCTATGTATATGATGCCAAAATTGAAATTCAGACACTGACTGGCTTGTTCAAAGGAGACAAGTGTCAGAGCCTGGTTGGAAAACCCAAGATATTTATCATTCAGGCATGTCGGGGAAACCAGCACGATGTGCCAGTCATGCCTTTGGATGTAGTGGATCATCAGAGAGACAAGCTGGATGTCAGCCTAACCCAGGTGGATGCAGCCTCAGTTTATACACTCCCTGCTGGAGCAGACTTCCTCATGTGTTACTCTGTGGCAGAAGGTTATTTTCATCGGGAAACTGTGAATGGCTCATGGTACATTCAAGATTTGTGCGAGATGCTGGGAAAATTCGGCTCCTCCTTAGAGTTCACAGAACTCCTCACGCTGGTGAACAGGCAAGTTTCTCAGTGCCGAGTGGATATCTGCAGAGAACCAAGTGCAATTGGAAAGAAGCAGATGCCCTGCTTTGCCTCAATGCTAACTAAAAAGCTGCATTGCTTTCCTAAATCTAAATGA